From the Flavobacterium gyeonganense genome, the window AAGCCATCTGTCGGTCCCCATTCTTGAAGGTGCAAACATTTCATATTTTTCCTGCTGGCCCGAATAGGCAGTTTTAAGATGGGGCAGTACTTTCTCATAGCCTGCTTCTCCTATAAACTCCCGTACTGTTTTACCAATGGCTTCCTTTTCGCCAACCGAAAACCAATCCATAAAAACAGAATTATACGACTGATAACGCTGTTCCCGATCGAGATAAAAAATCATGGCGGGCACTGTATCCCTTAATAATTCCAGATGTGCCTCACTTTCTTCTAATGCTTTTTGCGCGTGAACTTGTGCTGTTACATCAATAGCAATATCTAATATGGCATCAATTTCCCCTGATTTATTTTTTATTGGCGTATAAGAAATATTATAATAATTATCTTTTAGTATTCCGTTTTGAACAATTTTGACAAGAGATGCAGGGGAAATAAAAGGAATGCCTGTTGTAAAAACATCATCGAGTATTTTAAGATAGGCCTGGCCCTCAGTAATAAGTTCAGGCATCACCTCACGTAGAGGCAGACCTTCAATATTCGGGCCTTTTCCAACAATATCTATAAAAGTCTGATTAGGATTTTCAACGATTAAATCACGACCTACAAACAAACCAATCCCGGCAGGAGCAGCAGCAATTAGGCTTTTTAGCCGTGCTTCACTTTCTTCCACCGCACGGCGACTCAAAACCTGCTTTGTTACATCAGTTGCTACAACAAGAAGATTGTTTGTTTTTTGAAATCCGTTTTTATTAACCTGATAGGTAAGATCTACATAAATATTTTCCAATGCTCCACTACGAAAAAGCTCAACCTCGACTTCTTTAGCTATATAAGGATTTCCTGTAATAATCACTTCTCTCAGAAGATCATCAAAACCCTGTCCTTGAAGTTCCGGCAGTGCCTTTAACAAAGGTTTCCCAATTAAATCTTCGCGGTTTCGTCCAACCAATTCACAGTAGAAAATATTTGCACTTTGAAAAATCAACTCATCATCAACGCTTAATGTCGCAATACCCACAGGTGAATCCTCAAAAATAGACGCAAACTCGCTTTTATTTGTTTCGATATTATCTAAGGTATAAGATGGGTTCTCTGTGCAGGTTACAAAAACCCCTTCAATGTTATTAAATGAAGTATACAATGGACTATAAGCTAAAGAAAGATGGAGACTCAATATGTCATTATTTCTAATTAATGTTAAGTCTAAAGCATCTTTTGATTTAAAAATACTATCATCAAGTATTGTATTTATAGTTTCAGCGATAGTATGCCAGTGAGAAGTTAATACTTTATCCATAGGCTGGCCCAATAAATCAGAAAATTTATCTCCAACTGTTAGATAGTTCTTAAATGAATCATTAAAAAAGAAGTGTTTTTTATTACCCCAGACAATAAACATAGCAACAGGAGAAGTAAGCATAATTCCTACCGCAGTCCTAAGACTTTCAGACCAATCTGAAACATGTCCCAAATCAACATGGTTTAAGTTACTTAGAAGAACACCTGTCTCTCCTCCGTTTTTTAAAAATGCGTATTCCAAACCACTATTCTCTTCCAGTACTTCCTTCATTTATTTCACTCTTATTACTAATGTGAAGGTAGTATAAATTTAGGTTTGAAGTCGTTGCTTTTTACTATTATTTATATCTGATTTTTCTCGGAAGAATAAAATAATTTACCGTTTGCATAATTCATAAATATATTCGAAACTAAAAATCTGTAAATTATGGAAAACCGTAAACACCGTATTTCTTTTACGTCGAACTTTAAGGTTATTAATGAAAGAATCAACTTAAAGTTGAATGTAAGGTTATTTAATTTCAAATTGAATTTATGCTAAAAAGAACTATTCTAATTGAAAACAAATTTTCTATTACGGCAAAAAACAATCAGCTGGTACTGAAATCAGAAATACGGGAGAGCACAATTCCTATTGAAGATATCGGATTTCTTGTTCTCGATCATAATGAAATCTACCTGAGTATTCCTGCCATGAATTTACTTGTTGAAAACAATACATCTATTGTAATCTGCGGAAAAAATCATCTTCCTAATGGCATGATTTTAAACCTCAACAGTCATCATATTCAGCAGGAAATTTTCAAAAATCAAATTGAAGCTTCCATACCATTAAAAAAACAATTATGGCAGCAAACCATAATTGAAAAGATTAAAAACCAGGGGCTGTTACTTGAAAAAATAACCAAATCCAAAAATAGTTTCCCTTTTTTGGCCAGTAAAGTATTGAGTGGCGATTCTTCTAACATGGAAGGAGTTGCTGCACAACAGTATTGGAAATACTTCCCCCGGCCACATTTAGATTTTGACGGAATCAAAAGGGAACGCTATGGGGACTATCCTAACAATTTTCTGAATTACGGTTACGCCATTTTAAGAGCCGCAACTGCCCGGGCGCTTTCCGGAAGCGGATTACTGAATACATTAGGAATTCACCATAAAAGTAAATATAATGCTTTTGCCCTTGCGGATGACATTATGGAGCCATTCCGGCCTATTGTTGATGAAAAGGTATTTGAAATTATGCAGTGTTTTGAGGAACAGGAATTAAACACCATTATTAAGGCTGAATTATTACAAATATTAACCCGAACAGTTTATTTTAAAGAGGAGAAAAGTCCTTTAATGATCGCTTTGCAAAAAACGGCAAGTTCGCTTCAACAATGTTTCACAGGAAATCGAAAAAAAATTAAATATCCTGCTTTATGGAACTTAACGGATATAGAATAATGTGGCTTTTTGTTTTTTTTGATCTCCCAACAGAAACAAAAAAAGACAGACGAAATGCATCTGGATTTAGAAATAATTTATTAAAAGATGGATTTTCGATGATGCAATATTCTGTTTATGTTCGCCATTGTGCCAGCGGCGAAAGTGCCGATGTTCATGAGAAAAGAATTCACAAATTGCTCCCACCTTTAGGAAAGGTAAGCATACTTCGCATAACCGACAAACAGTTTGGTAATATTTTGAATTTCTGGGGTAAAGCAGCTGTACCGTCTGCACCTCAGCCCACACAATTAGAATTGTTTTAACGATTAGCAAAAAAAGTATCTGATACCAACTTTTCAGGATTCAAATCAATGTAATTACTAATGTTGTGATATGATTTATCGTTTCGAATGATATGATCGTGAAAAGAACGCTGCCAGGAAAAATCTTCAAAACCAGCCCTATGAATCAATTTTGATGATGTGGTTTTAAACGCTCCTATTAAACCTGATAATGATTTTATTTTGATTTCCTGTACGGACAGCTCGCGAGCTGTCCCTTCTGTCCCTATTAATAATTTATTCTTATCAATTTCTATAATCATATGAACATGATTGGGCATTACAACATAATTATGAATTTCAACATATTTATATTGTTCCTCCAGCCATTCAATTTGCTGCTTTACGATTTTTCCAAATTCATTCAAATCCATTTTTAGATCTGCACAATTATTTTCGAACTGATTTTCATTGGAATGATTTTCATTGGAATGATTTTCATTGGAATGATGTACGGACAGGTCACGACCTGTCCCCACAGATCCAAAACAACAAATTCTATCCTGAACACATATCGTGACGAAATATAAATTATCGCTGGAATAATCAAATCCCTGCATTCTATTTCTTTTTCTATTTTTCATTATCCTTCAATTTATAATTGCATTTACCAAACATGCATATCAGTACGGACAGCTCGCGAGCTGTCCCTTCGCAGACCAATCATTATTTGATGATAAAAATATTGAAATTCAAATTATTACAAACAAAAAAATGCTTCAATCCTGGGTTATCAATCCAAAAAAGAAGCGTTTTTTATACGATATTTCAATTTAACCCTATGATTATCAAAAGGAAAAAGACCAACTAAAATATCGTGTTTTATAATCTTTAATCAAATCGAAAAATCCGAAATATACTAATGAAACCGATTATCACTATTTTTTGATTAACAAAGTACGGACAGCTCGCGAGCTGTCCCTTCGCAAACCATCATGATCATGATAAAAACATTCAAATTCAAATTATTACAAACAAAAAAATGCCTCAATCCTGGGGTATCAATCCAAAAAAGAGGCATTTTTTTATACGATATTTCGATTCAACTATATGATTATCAGAAGGAAACAGGCCAACTAATATCGTGTTTTCTAATCTTTAATCAAACCACAACTAAGGAATTTGGACGCTGTGAAATAAGATAAATATCGTGTTTTCTAATCTTTAATCAAACCACAACAAGAACCGCCTAAAGCCATTATAGCTGCCAAATATCGTGTTTTCTAATCTTTAATCAAACCACAACAAGCCAGGTAAAAACTTTAAAGCTCTAAAAAATATCGTGTTTTCTAATCTTTAATCAAACCACAACAGTTTTGCCTTTTACCCAATAAAAAAACCAATATCGTGTTTTCTAATCTTTAATCAAACCACAACACATATTCATTTTCATGTACATCACCTACTAATATCGTGTTTTCTAATCTTTAATCAAACCACAACCGTTCGTGAATAATAGGACACCGATTTTCAAATATCGTGTTTTCTAATCTTTAATCAAACCACAACTGTAGGCGCAAGAAAAATTATAAATGGAACAATATCGTGTTTTCTAATCTTTAATCAAACCACAACTGTTGGGGTGCAGTTTTGCCATTCATATAAAATATCGTGTTTTCTAATCTTTAATCAAACCACAACGAAATAAGGATATCTATCATGCGAATTCATAATATCGTGTTTTCTAATCTTTAATCAAACCACAACTATGCTTCATCAATTAAAGGATAGAATACTAATATCGTGTTTTCTAATCTTTAATCATACCACAACTGACTTTGATAAAACAGTTTTCACCGGATGAATATCGTGTTTTCTAATCTTTAATCAAACCACAACCCGCATTCATTTATTCCGTAATGTTCTATCAATATCGTGTTTTCTAATCTTTAATCAAACCACAACACAGTTTTTACATGTATCACGTCCTCTACTAATATCGTGTTTTCTAATCTTTAATCAAACCACAACGAATTACACTTTGAATATTAAACCGTTGTAATATCGTGTTTTCTAATCTTTAATCAAACCACAACCAGCATGGGGTTGTAAAACTATAGAAGATAAATATCGTGTTTTCTAATCTTTAATCAAACCACAACTATTTCCGAAAACATTATTAAGGTTTCTAAAATATCGTGTTTTCTAATCTTTAATCAAACCACAACTTGTACCGCTGAAGATATTGAAAACGACTTAATATCGTGTTTTCTAATCTTTAATCAAACCACAACCTGTTAGCGATGTTTTTGCAAAGCTTGCTAATATCGTGTTTTCTAATCTTTAATCAAACCACAACAATGCAATAGTACATCTGCAATTAATTACTAATATCGTGTTTTCTAATCTTTAATCAAACCACAACTAACTTTCAAAACATGTTCGTGAAACATCCAATATCGTGTTTTCTAATCTTTAATCAAACCACAACAGAGGACGTGAATTAGTTAAGATAAAAATAAATATCGTGTTTTCTAATCTTTAATCAAACCACAACTATCCATTTCAACCAAACGCTCTTTTAATGAATATCGTGTTTTCTAATCTTTAATCAAACCACAACTTATCTAAATCAAACCTTTCACGCATCATGAATATCGTGTTTTCTAATCTTTAATCAAACCACAACAATTACCTGCCTATAGGTTGTTTGACAGGAATATCGTGTTTTCTAATCTTTAATCAAACCACAACCATGTTGCTCTAACGTATGGATTGACTCCGAATATCGTGTTTTCTAATCTTTAATCAAACCACAACCCAATACCAGAACGTGACGGAAAACTACGTAATATCGTGTTTTCTAATCTTTAATCAAACCACAACTGTGTTGGCACCGGATTATCTTTTACAGACAATATCGTGTTTTCTAATCTTTAATCAAACCACAACTTATTATGATGAATGCGTACAGACTAAAAAAATATCGTGTTTTCTAATCTTTAATCAAACCACAACTCAGTTCCCGAACATAATGCTTTGACCGGAAATATCGTGTTTTCTAATCTTTAATCAAACCACAACTAAGTAACCAATAAAATAAAATTATTATGAAATATCGTGTTTTCCAATCTTTAATCAAACCACAACAGGAGAACTGTAATTACCTCCGGTATTACTAATATCGTGTTTTCTAATCTTTAATCAAACCACAACCCTATTGCTTCTGTGATTTCTTCTTTTTTAATATCGTGTTTTCTAATCTTTAATCAAACCACAACGGAAAATCCGTTGGCAGAAAATCAGGATGATTTTCCGTTGTGGTTTGAGCTGTTTAAGAGATTGAAAAACTTATGTCAAAGAACTTATTTTCATCTGTTATAGAATTATGACTTTACCTAATGAATTAATTTTAAATTCTTTATTATTTAGCAAAAAATCACAATTTGATACTCTCAACCTTAACCAAGGAACTGGATTGTCGAAATCAATTTGAGAATTCTTTAAATTGTTTTCAGCCATAAATTTAACAATTGTTAATTCTTCTTTATTGGAACTACTTTGTTGCATTGCAGTTTTATGATGTCTAAATTGAATCCTTCCATCACCTTCAAAGCCTATAACTTTATATAATCTCTTTGTTAGATCTGTATCATTCAAGTCATTTAATTCTTCTGTTCTTTCTTTATAAAATAAAACTAAATC encodes:
- a CDS encoding PAS domain-containing protein, with product MKEVLEENSGLEYAFLKNGGETGVLLSNLNHVDLGHVSDWSESLRTAVGIMLTSPVAMFIVWGNKKHFFFNDSFKNYLTVGDKFSDLLGQPMDKVLTSHWHTIAETINTILDDSIFKSKDALDLTLIRNNDILSLHLSLAYSPLYTSFNNIEGVFVTCTENPSYTLDNIETNKSEFASIFEDSPVGIATLSVDDELIFQSANIFYCELVGRNREDLIGKPLLKALPELQGQGFDDLLREVIITGNPYIAKEVEVELFRSGALENIYVDLTYQVNKNGFQKTNNLLVVATDVTKQVLSRRAVEESEARLKSLIAAAPAGIGLFVGRDLIVENPNQTFIDIVGKGPNIEGLPLREVMPELITEGQAYLKILDDVFTTGIPFISPASLVKIVQNGILKDNYYNISYTPIKNKSGEIDAILDIAIDVTAQVHAQKALEESEAHLELLRDTVPAMIFYLDREQRYQSYNSVFMDWFSVGEKEAIGKTVREFIGEAGYEKVLPHLKTAYSGQQEKYEMFAPSRMGTDRWLSIVYTPHIISNGNVAGLIVHATDITQSKKTEMALRESESNLRAVIAAAPVAVSLFVGENLIIKNANQSFITYAGTTANPEGKMLSDVFKDHGSETFLKTVKEVYQTGRSFSASGIPGLNTKEKETHFYKVSLTPLLDGEGNIYAVLYVGSDVTSELDSIRKVEQAEAVMRSAVELAELGTWSMDVQSGVTTMSQRHADMFGFKEIVMTSEKARSVIIPADQNRVEEAFFAAQKRELPENMKPNIK
- the cas1 gene encoding type II CRISPR-associated endonuclease Cas1, yielding MLKRTILIENKFSITAKNNQLVLKSEIRESTIPIEDIGFLVLDHNEIYLSIPAMNLLVENNTSIVICGKNHLPNGMILNLNSHHIQQEIFKNQIEASIPLKKQLWQQTIIEKIKNQGLLLEKITKSKNSFPFLASKVLSGDSSNMEGVAAQQYWKYFPRPHLDFDGIKRERYGDYPNNFLNYGYAILRAATARALSGSGLLNTLGIHHKSKYNAFALADDIMEPFRPIVDEKVFEIMQCFEEQELNTIIKAELLQILTRTVYFKEEKSPLMIALQKTASSLQQCFTGNRKKIKYPALWNLTDIE
- the cas2 gene encoding CRISPR-associated endonuclease Cas2, which translates into the protein MELNGYRIMWLFVFFDLPTETKKDRRNASGFRNNLLKDGFSMMQYSVYVRHCASGESADVHEKRIHKLLPPLGKVSILRITDKQFGNILNFWGKAAVPSAPQPTQLELF
- a CDS encoding transposase, with the protein product MKNRKRNRMQGFDYSSDNLYFVTICVQDRICCFGSVGTGRDLSVHHSNENHSNENHSNENQFENNCADLKMDLNEFGKIVKQQIEWLEEQYKYVEIHNYVVMPNHVHMIIEIDKNKLLIGTEGTARELSVQEIKIKSLSGLIGAFKTTSSKLIHRAGFEDFSWQRSFHDHIIRNDKSYHNISNYIDLNPEKLVSDTFFANR